In Zygosaccharomyces rouxii strain CBS732 chromosome F complete sequence, a single window of DNA contains:
- the MIC10 gene encoding Mic10p (similar to uniprot|Q96VH5 Saccharomyces cerevisiae YCL057C-A), translating to MAEQQQQAQLQVTAPNKSILNDKWDVVLSNLLVKSGLGFGVGVVASVLIFKRRAFPVWLGIGFGLGRGYAEGDAIFRSAAGLRTSKA from the coding sequence ATGGctgaacaacaacaacaggcTCAACTCCAAGTCACTGCTCCAAACAAATCCATTTTGAACGACAAGTGGGATGTCGTTTTGTCAAATTTACTTGTTAAAAGCGGCCTAGGTTttggtgttggtgttgtTGCATCTGTTTTGATATTTAAACGTCGTGCATTTCCTGTCTGGTTAGGTATTGGATTTGGTCTTGGTAGAGGTTACGCTGAAGGTGATGCTATTTTCCGTTCCGCCGCAGGCCTAAGAACCTCCAAAGCATAA
- the ADF1 gene encoding Adf1p (similar to uniprot|Q2V2Q1 Saccharomyces cerevisiae YCL058W-A), producing the protein MMVKPTKNQKAVRSKHNNGFKKPKKSISHSDKKRTKSKVEKLDAKGLLPSEIFKLNRSASSKTSNGSSSLLARNLEQDRKMDQDTRDKANAKKKETDNNILQQIEMISGFSL; encoded by the coding sequence ATGATGGTTAAACCTACTAAGAATCAAAAGGCGGTTAGATCAAAGCATAACAATGGGTTTAAAAAACCAAAGAAGAGCATATCACATAGCGACAAGAAGAGGACAAAAAGTAAGgtggaaaaattagatGCAAAGGGATTACTGCCGAGTGaaatattcaaattgaacCGCAGTGCATCGAGTAAGACTTCTAATGGTAGCTCATCATTATTGGCAAGAAACCTCGAGCAAGATCGTAAGATGGATCAAGATACTCGGGATAAGGCAAATGCTAAGAAAAAGGAAACTGATAACAATATTTTACAACAGATTGAGATGATATCAGGATTTTCATTATGA